The Leucobacter rhizosphaerae genome includes a region encoding these proteins:
- a CDS encoding SDR family oxidoreductase: protein MGQTLEAGSLTGRRALVTGSSRGIGADTVRLFAEAGADVVVNFRNKAPRAEKLASQLRELGVQALVQGADLTDPASLEAMMAEVQREFGGLDILVLNASGGMESGMGEDYALTLNRDAQLAVLDAALPLLAEGARVVFVTSHQAHFIRTTPTMPEYEPVALSKRAGEDALRARIPELAERGIEFVVVSGDMIEGTVTATLLERANPGAIAERRESAGRLYNVSEFAAEVALAAVEPVPADHTRLIGDTSSFGAEV from the coding sequence GTGGGTCAGACACTTGAAGCGGGCAGCCTCACGGGCCGACGCGCCCTCGTCACCGGCTCGTCCCGGGGCATCGGCGCCGATACGGTCCGGCTGTTCGCGGAGGCCGGAGCGGACGTCGTCGTGAACTTCCGGAACAAGGCTCCGCGCGCGGAGAAGCTCGCGTCTCAGTTGCGCGAGCTCGGCGTGCAGGCTCTCGTGCAGGGCGCGGATCTCACGGACCCTGCCTCTCTCGAAGCCATGATGGCCGAGGTGCAGCGCGAATTCGGGGGCCTCGACATCCTCGTGCTCAACGCATCGGGCGGCATGGAGAGCGGCATGGGGGAGGACTACGCGCTGACACTGAACCGCGATGCCCAGCTCGCGGTGCTCGACGCCGCGCTGCCGCTGCTCGCCGAGGGCGCACGCGTCGTCTTCGTGACGAGCCACCAGGCCCACTTCATCCGGACGACCCCCACCATGCCGGAGTACGAGCCGGTCGCGCTGTCGAAGCGCGCCGGTGAGGACGCGCTCCGCGCCCGGATCCCGGAGCTCGCCGAGCGCGGGATCGAGTTCGTCGTCGTCTCCGGAGACATGATCGAGGGCACCGTGACCGCGACGCTTCTCGAGCGCGCCAACCCGGGTGCCATCGCCGAGCGGCGCGAGTCGGCGGGACGCCTCTACAACGTCTCCGAGTTCGCAGCCGAGGTGGCGCTCGCGGCTGTCGAGCCGGTGCCCGCCGACCACACCCGTCTGATCGGAGACACGTCGAGCTTCGGCGCCGAAGTCTGA
- a CDS encoding ABC transporter ATP-binding protein: MTTPIPTISGFDRIAPEDSPSRELTISHARKTFVTPEKVALNAIDDVSFTIQQGEFFVMLGPSGCGKTTLLRSIAGLETLDDGEILLGSRRIDTLAPHDRPVNTVFQSYALFPHLTVAENIAFGLQMERRPKTEIQTRVQEMLDLVQLSEMANRKPEQLSGGQQQRVALARALAKQPEVLLLDEPLAALDLKLRRGMQSELKRLQRTTGITFVFVTHDQEEALSMGDRIAVFNQGRPEQIGTPEEIYEKPVSRFVADFIGETNFLRTPATRLPAEAEGEERLRVELPGGDPVVLPKTVPTPDGTVTVAVRPERISLTAGPERFASGTISKLVYMGTDLRCTVVLEDGTEVSVRVPPPFHDGLHPEAEVSLFAETAALRPLVPESTSASAPAPDRVAP, translated from the coding sequence ATGACCACGCCCATTCCGACGATCAGCGGGTTCGACCGCATCGCACCCGAGGACTCGCCCTCGCGGGAGCTCACGATCTCCCACGCACGCAAGACCTTCGTCACACCCGAGAAGGTCGCCCTCAACGCGATCGACGATGTCTCGTTCACGATCCAGCAGGGCGAGTTCTTCGTCATGCTGGGACCGTCGGGCTGCGGCAAGACGACGCTCCTGCGCAGCATCGCGGGGCTCGAGACCCTGGACGACGGCGAGATCCTGCTCGGCAGCCGACGCATCGACACCCTGGCGCCGCACGATCGTCCGGTCAACACGGTCTTCCAGTCGTACGCGCTTTTCCCGCACCTCACCGTCGCGGAGAACATCGCGTTCGGACTCCAGATGGAGCGCCGGCCGAAGACCGAGATCCAGACCCGTGTGCAGGAGATGCTCGATCTCGTGCAGCTCTCGGAGATGGCGAACCGCAAACCCGAGCAGCTCTCGGGCGGACAGCAGCAGCGCGTGGCGCTCGCGCGGGCGCTCGCAAAGCAGCCCGAGGTCCTGCTGCTCGACGAACCGCTCGCGGCCCTCGACCTGAAGCTCCGCCGCGGCATGCAGAGTGAGCTGAAGCGCCTGCAGCGCACCACCGGGATCACCTTCGTGTTCGTGACGCACGATCAGGAGGAGGCGCTCAGCATGGGCGACCGGATCGCGGTCTTCAACCAGGGGCGCCCGGAGCAGATCGGCACCCCCGAGGAGATCTACGAGAAGCCGGTGAGCCGCTTCGTCGCCGACTTCATCGGCGAGACCAACTTCTTGCGCACCCCCGCGACGCGCCTGCCCGCGGAGGCGGAGGGCGAGGAGCGGCTGCGCGTCGAGCTGCCGGGAGGCGACCCCGTCGTGCTGCCGAAGACGGTTCCGACACCCGACGGCACCGTGACGGTCGCGGTCCGGCCCGAACGGATCAGTCTGACCGCGGGGCCCGAGCGGTTCGCGAGCGGTACGATCTCGAAGCTCGTCTACATGGGCACGGATCTCCGCTGCACCGTGGTGCTCGAGGACGGCACCGAGGTCAGCGTCCGGGTGCCGCCGCCGTTCCACGACGGGTTGCACCCGGAAGCAGAAGTCTCGCTCTTCGCCGAGACCGCGGCGCTGCGTCCGCTCGTGCCGGAGTCCACGTCCGCCTCCGCGCCCGCACCCGATCGGGTCGCGCCATGA
- a CDS encoding ABC transporter permease, with protein MTDRTSSTTRRTAPRALRLRDFPGVGAISVVALIFLYVPIIITTIYAFNAGDSALVWKGFSLRWFGEVAQNANLMKSVWVSLQIAIVATVVATVFSILFALSVERLRAKGSAIATAILTAPLVIPEIVLAVATLGFIRLIGLPPGMTALMLAHASFCIPFALMPIRARLKGLGSSYFEAATDLGASNWQMFRRVTLPLLVPGIISGAILAFVISLDDFIISNFLSASGATPLPVFLFSLIRRGASPAVNVVATLLLVLAIVVTTITFLQSQRRSTKHA; from the coding sequence ATGACCGACCGCACCTCGTCCACGACGCGCCGCACCGCGCCGCGCGCGCTGCGACTCCGCGACTTCCCCGGGGTCGGGGCGATCTCCGTGGTCGCCCTCATCTTCCTCTACGTCCCCATCATCATCACCACGATCTACGCCTTCAACGCCGGCGACTCGGCGCTGGTGTGGAAGGGGTTCAGCCTCCGCTGGTTCGGCGAGGTCGCGCAGAACGCGAACCTCATGAAGTCGGTGTGGGTGTCGCTCCAGATCGCCATCGTCGCGACGGTGGTGGCGACGGTGTTCTCGATCCTCTTCGCGCTCTCCGTCGAACGGCTGCGGGCGAAGGGCAGCGCGATCGCAACGGCGATCCTGACGGCACCGCTCGTGATCCCGGAGATCGTGCTCGCCGTCGCGACACTCGGGTTCATCCGCCTCATCGGACTCCCGCCGGGCATGACGGCGCTGATGCTCGCGCACGCGTCCTTCTGCATCCCGTTCGCGCTGATGCCGATCCGGGCCCGGCTGAAAGGCCTCGGCAGCTCCTACTTCGAGGCGGCGACCGACCTCGGGGCCAGCAACTGGCAGATGTTCCGACGGGTCACCCTGCCGCTCCTCGTGCCGGGCATCATCTCCGGCGCGATCCTGGCGTTCGTCATCTCACTCGACGACTTCATCATCTCGAACTTCCTGTCGGCGTCGGGGGCGACCCCGCTCCCGGTGTTCCTGTTCAGCCTGATCCGGCGCGGCGCGAGCCCAGCCGTCAACGTCGTCGCGACGCTGCTCCTCGTGCTCGCGATCGTCGTCACCACCATCACGTTCCTGCAATCCCAACGAAGGAGTACCAAACATGCGTAA
- a CDS encoding glutamate synthase subunit beta, with protein MADPRGFLKTRERELAPKRPVALRLKDWREVVDPANPTVVARQASRCMDCGVAFCHQGCPLGNLIPEWNDLMHRGRERDAIERLHETNNFPEFTGRACPAPCESACVLGINQPAVTIKQIENSIIDQAFANGWVQPQPPSRLTGKTVAVVGSGPAGLAAAQQLTRAGHTVAVYERDEEPGGLLRFGIPDFKLEKELVSRRIEQLRAEGTRFRCGVEIGRDMSWTELRRRFDAVVIATGATIPRELSLPGRELDGIMPAMDYLVASNRVQAGALDATPFDAAGKHVVVIGGGDTGADCVGTAHRQGAKSVTNLAIGKQPGETRSAAQPWPVHPTLFEVTSSHEEGGERHYLASTVEFVAGAAGIVSGESGAVAALKVAETGFTDQGRVPTPGTERLIDADLVLIAMGFTGPERIEDPSFALPVGPRGAFERKGDYSTALPGVFVAGDAGRGQSLIVWAIAEGRAAAASVDAFLTGDTVLPSPVTADTRAFA; from the coding sequence ATGGCTGATCCCCGCGGATTTCTGAAGACCCGCGAGCGCGAGCTCGCGCCGAAGCGACCGGTGGCCCTGCGCCTGAAGGACTGGCGGGAGGTCGTCGACCCGGCGAATCCGACGGTCGTCGCCCGGCAGGCGTCGCGCTGCATGGACTGCGGGGTCGCGTTCTGCCACCAGGGCTGCCCGCTCGGCAACCTGATCCCGGAGTGGAACGACCTCATGCACCGGGGCCGCGAGCGCGACGCGATCGAGCGACTGCACGAAACCAACAACTTCCCGGAGTTCACGGGTCGGGCCTGCCCCGCACCGTGCGAGTCGGCGTGTGTGCTCGGCATCAACCAGCCCGCCGTCACGATCAAGCAGATCGAGAACAGCATCATCGACCAGGCGTTCGCGAACGGCTGGGTCCAGCCGCAGCCGCCGTCCCGCCTCACCGGCAAGACGGTCGCCGTGGTGGGATCCGGTCCCGCGGGACTCGCCGCGGCCCAGCAGCTCACCCGCGCCGGCCACACCGTGGCCGTCTACGAGCGGGACGAGGAGCCCGGCGGTCTGCTCCGCTTCGGGATCCCGGACTTCAAGCTCGAGAAGGAGCTCGTCTCGCGGCGGATCGAGCAGCTGCGCGCCGAGGGCACCCGCTTCCGCTGCGGGGTCGAGATCGGTCGGGACATGAGCTGGACCGAACTCCGCCGCCGCTTCGACGCCGTGGTGATCGCCACGGGCGCGACGATCCCGCGCGAGCTGTCACTGCCCGGGCGCGAGCTCGACGGCATCATGCCGGCGATGGACTACCTCGTCGCCTCGAACCGGGTGCAGGCGGGTGCGCTCGACGCGACGCCATTCGATGCGGCCGGCAAGCACGTCGTCGTCATCGGTGGCGGCGACACCGGGGCCGACTGCGTCGGCACGGCGCACCGTCAGGGCGCCAAGTCCGTGACCAACCTCGCGATCGGCAAGCAGCCGGGTGAGACCCGCAGCGCTGCGCAGCCGTGGCCGGTGCACCCGACGCTGTTCGAGGTCACGAGCTCCCACGAGGAGGGCGGCGAGCGGCACTACCTGGCGTCGACCGTCGAGTTCGTCGCGGGTGCTGCCGGCATCGTGTCGGGGGAGTCGGGCGCGGTCGCCGCGCTGAAGGTCGCCGAGACCGGCTTCACCGACCAGGGCCGCGTGCCGACGCCGGGCACGGAGCGCCTCATCGACGCGGACCTGGTGCTCATCGCCATGGGCTTTACCGGCCCGGAGCGGATCGAGGATCCGAGTTTCGCCCTGCCCGTCGGCCCGCGCGGGGCGTTCGAGCGCAAGGGCGACTACTCCACGGCGCTGCCGGGGGTGTTCGTCGCCGGCGACGCCGGGCGCGGACAGTCGCTCATCGTCTGGGCGATCGCCGAGGGCCGGGCCGCTGCGGCCTCGGTCGACGCGTTCCTCACCGGCGATACGGTGCTGCCGTCGCCGGTCACCGCGGACACGCGGGCGTTCGCCTAG
- a CDS encoding RNA polymerase-binding protein RbpA, translating into MADRTLRGTRIGATSLQGEKGVELSPRRPIEYLTDRGNRFTIMFDADAEPPVEWVDQKSGEVGFLDDEAGRTARTEFEEKEASQRTPWDMLIERRSREELEELLEERLQLLRARRGGQDGA; encoded by the coding sequence ATGGCCGATCGAACGCTTCGAGGAACGCGCATCGGCGCGACCAGTCTGCAGGGCGAGAAGGGCGTCGAGCTCTCCCCCCGACGCCCGATCGAGTACCTCACGGATCGTGGCAACCGCTTCACGATCATGTTCGACGCGGACGCGGAGCCGCCCGTCGAGTGGGTCGATCAGAAGAGCGGTGAAGTGGGGTTCCTGGATGACGAGGCCGGCCGCACGGCCCGGACCGAGTTCGAGGAGAAAGAGGCCTCGCAGCGCACGCCGTGGGACATGCTGATCGAACGGCGCAGTCGCGAGGAGCTCGAGGAGCTGCTCGAGGAGCGCCTGCAACTGCTCCGCGCGCGCCGGGGCGGTCAGGACGGCGCGTAG
- a CDS encoding ABC transporter permease — MTLQTTERPADPAPNQDPAPARARRTRTPRRPGQLGWLASTPAIIIGLLFTVGPLIIIIIFSFLSRPPQGGGVVYEFTLEPYIGFLFQSDFVGNTTFDPRYLSVFGDSLWQAFVTTAVCLLLSFPLALWMATRSAKLQNFLVLIVTIPFWTNLLVRTYAWMLILNDNGIVNNASEALGFGKAELLYTPFASQLGLIYTFLPFMVLPIYASLAGFDFRLAEAAYDLGARKRTVIRRIILPIATPGIISGVLLVFMPAFGSYVQPVLLGGGKVLLIGNLIASQFGDARNWPFGAALSVIILVMLLIALMAIAFYSRKSGRKVEISL, encoded by the coding sequence ATGACGCTGCAGACGACGGAGCGCCCCGCTGATCCGGCACCGAACCAGGATCCGGCACCCGCGCGGGCCCGGCGCACGCGCACACCCCGGCGTCCCGGGCAGCTCGGCTGGCTCGCGAGCACCCCCGCGATCATCATCGGCCTCCTGTTCACGGTCGGCCCGCTGATCATCATCATCATCTTCTCGTTCCTCTCCCGTCCACCCCAGGGTGGCGGGGTCGTGTACGAGTTCACCCTCGAGCCCTATATCGGGTTCCTCTTCCAGAGCGACTTCGTCGGCAACACGACGTTCGACCCCCGCTACCTCTCGGTCTTCGGGGACTCGCTCTGGCAGGCCTTCGTGACCACCGCGGTGTGCCTGCTCCTGTCGTTCCCGCTCGCGCTCTGGATGGCGACACGGTCGGCGAAGCTGCAGAACTTCCTCGTACTCATCGTGACGATCCCGTTCTGGACGAACCTCCTCGTGCGCACCTACGCGTGGATGCTGATCCTGAACGACAACGGGATCGTGAACAACGCGTCCGAGGCGCTCGGGTTCGGCAAGGCGGAGCTGCTCTACACCCCCTTCGCCTCGCAGCTCGGACTCATCTACACCTTCCTGCCGTTCATGGTGCTGCCGATCTACGCGTCGCTCGCCGGCTTCGACTTCCGTCTCGCTGAGGCGGCCTATGATCTGGGCGCCCGCAAGCGCACGGTGATCCGGCGCATCATCCTGCCGATCGCCACCCCGGGCATCATCTCCGGCGTGCTGCTCGTCTTCATGCCGGCGTTCGGCTCCTACGTGCAGCCGGTGCTGCTCGGCGGCGGCAAGGTGCTGCTCATCGGCAACCTCATCGCCTCGCAGTTCGGTGACGCACGCAACTGGCCGTTCGGCGCCGCGCTCTCCGTGATCATCCTGGTCATGCTGCTCATCGCACTGATGGCGATCGCGTTCTACTCCCGGAAGTCGGGTCGAAAGGTGGAGATCTCGCTATGA
- the gltB gene encoding glutamate synthase large subunit gives MTDRHVTPTPRAGGFPEAVGLYRPEDERDACGLASVVSLTGEPSHEIVALALEALENLEHRGAVGSDAGTGDGAGILSDLPDDFIRAELAEAFPEVRLPAPGGYAAGLVFLPQASTERKAARYRIGAIAVEEGLRVLAWRTVAVRPEVLGESARLASPVIEQAILAPRDGESVDTDQLERRAYRARKRIQHETGCYLPSLSARTIVYKGMVTTLQLPGFYEELSDERFISRFAIVHSRYSTNTFPSWHLAQPLRMVAHNGEINTVRGNRNWMRARESQLVSEVLGDVRPLLPICSEGGSDSASFDEVLELLVMAGRSLPHALAMMVPEAWESETGLHPELVDFLEYHSLIMEPWDGPAAMIATDGSELVALLDRNGLRPGRFLVTSDGILVIASETGVLDVEPERVIRRGRLQPGRMLAVDLTTGEMRDDEAVKTELSQLAPWGDWLREGRIRLSDLPEREHLVHPPASTSRRQRTFGYTEEELRLLITPMARDGIEPLAAMGTDTPIAVLSDRPRLVFDYFVQQFAQVTNPPLDALREELVTSLLTGIGPQANLLTASADHARQVILDFPVINNDALARIQHFGEDPERERAVTIRGLYPVDFAAKGLADRLEAMCWEASAAIDAGAEFVILSDRDSNKDLAPVPSMLAISAVHHHLIREGQRMRVALIAEAGDVREVHHVAALIGYGAAAVNPYLAMETAELLVRDGSITGVTAEEAVGKLIKALGKGMLKVMSKMGISTVASYCGAQTFETIGLAQDVVDRYFTGTTSRLGGVGLDVIAAEVAARHRAAYPDDPATLAHKRLETGGEYRWRRGEEPHLFDPETIYKLQHATRNSRRDIFSEYTARVNDQQERLMTLRGLMKFAPQRAAVPLDEVEPVESIVRRFATGAMSYGSISLEAHQTLAIAMNILGGKSNTGEGGEEESRLLDPERRSAIKQVASGRFGVTSMYLTHADEIQIKLAQGAKPGEGGQLPPAKMYPWIARTRHATPGVGLISPPPHHDIYSIEDLKQLIFDLKRANPSARISTKLVAQSGIGPVAAGVAKALSDVILVSGHDGGTGASPMNSLKHAGSPWELGLAEAQQTLMLNGLRERVVLQVDGQLKTGRDVVIAMLLGAEEFGFATAPLVVSGCIMMRVCHLDTCPVGVATQNPELRERYTGQAEHVVNFFRYIAEEVRELLAELGYRSIEEAVGDSAALDIDDAIRHWKAEGLDLTPILRGPVFPEAEPRRHGREQDHELSEHFDQQLIPMAADALERREPVVIDLPIRNIDRAVGTTLGHEITKRFGSAGLAPGTIDVTLTGSAGQSLGAFIPSGLTLRLVGDANDYVGKGLSGGEIAVRPDPNAGHDAANNVIAGNVIGYGATSGSLWIAGVVGERFLVRGSGATAVVEGTGDHALEYFTGGFALILGPTGRNIGAGMSGGEAVLLDLDTANVNAAELGSGALMVQPLAGALPQAEEQRLRDRIVGLLRTQYEQTGSALAASLLQDIEADPEATFARFTRLIPRDYSRVLDIRVRANEQGVDPDGDRVWSEILEATHG, from the coding sequence ATGACTGACCGTCACGTGACCCCCACCCCCCGCGCCGGAGGATTCCCCGAGGCCGTCGGTCTGTACCGACCCGAGGACGAGCGCGACGCCTGCGGGCTCGCCTCCGTCGTGTCGCTCACCGGGGAGCCGTCGCACGAGATCGTCGCGCTGGCCCTTGAGGCGCTCGAGAACCTGGAGCATCGCGGTGCCGTCGGCTCGGACGCCGGCACCGGCGACGGCGCGGGGATCCTGAGCGACCTGCCCGACGACTTCATCCGAGCGGAGCTGGCCGAGGCGTTCCCCGAGGTGCGGCTGCCGGCGCCGGGTGGCTACGCGGCAGGCCTCGTGTTCCTGCCGCAGGCCTCCACCGAGCGCAAGGCCGCTCGGTACCGCATCGGCGCGATCGCCGTCGAGGAGGGGCTGCGGGTGCTGGCGTGGCGCACGGTCGCCGTCCGTCCCGAGGTGCTGGGGGAGAGCGCGCGCCTCGCGAGCCCCGTGATCGAGCAGGCCATCCTGGCGCCCCGCGACGGCGAGTCCGTCGACACCGACCAGCTGGAGCGCCGCGCGTACCGCGCCCGCAAGCGGATCCAGCACGAGACGGGCTGCTACCTCCCGTCGCTGTCCGCCCGCACCATCGTCTACAAGGGCATGGTCACGACGCTGCAGCTTCCCGGGTTCTACGAGGAGCTCTCCGACGAGCGCTTCATCTCCCGCTTCGCGATCGTCCACTCGCGCTACTCGACGAACACCTTCCCGTCCTGGCACCTCGCGCAGCCGCTGCGCATGGTCGCGCACAACGGCGAGATCAACACGGTGCGGGGCAACCGCAACTGGATGCGCGCCCGCGAGTCCCAGCTGGTGTCGGAGGTGCTCGGCGACGTCCGCCCGCTCCTGCCGATCTGCTCCGAGGGCGGCAGCGACTCCGCCAGCTTCGACGAGGTGCTCGAGCTGCTCGTGATGGCGGGTCGCTCCCTGCCCCACGCGCTCGCCATGATGGTGCCGGAGGCCTGGGAGTCCGAGACGGGGCTGCACCCCGAGCTCGTCGACTTCTTGGAGTACCACTCGCTCATCATGGAGCCGTGGGACGGCCCCGCTGCCATGATCGCCACGGACGGCTCCGAGCTCGTCGCGCTCCTCGACCGCAACGGCCTCCGGCCGGGCCGCTTCCTCGTCACCTCCGACGGGATCTTGGTGATCGCGAGCGAGACCGGCGTGCTCGACGTCGAGCCGGAGCGGGTGATCCGGCGCGGCCGACTGCAGCCCGGACGCATGCTGGCGGTCGACCTCACGACCGGGGAGATGCGCGACGACGAGGCCGTGAAGACCGAGCTCTCGCAGCTCGCTCCCTGGGGCGACTGGCTGCGCGAGGGCCGGATCCGGCTCAGCGACCTTCCGGAGCGGGAGCACCTCGTGCACCCGCCGGCCTCGACCAGCCGCCGACAGCGCACCTTCGGGTACACGGAGGAGGAGCTCCGGCTGCTCATCACCCCGATGGCGCGCGACGGCATCGAGCCGCTCGCCGCCATGGGGACCGACACCCCGATCGCGGTGCTCTCGGATCGGCCCCGGCTCGTCTTCGACTACTTCGTGCAGCAGTTCGCCCAGGTGACGAACCCGCCGCTCGACGCCCTCCGCGAGGAGCTCGTCACGAGCCTCCTCACCGGCATCGGGCCGCAGGCGAACCTGCTCACGGCCTCCGCCGACCACGCGCGTCAGGTCATCCTCGACTTCCCCGTGATCAACAATGACGCGCTCGCCCGCATCCAGCACTTCGGTGAGGATCCCGAGCGCGAGCGCGCCGTGACGATCCGCGGCCTGTACCCGGTCGACTTCGCGGCCAAGGGGCTCGCGGACCGCCTCGAGGCGATGTGCTGGGAGGCGAGCGCGGCGATCGACGCCGGCGCCGAGTTCGTGATCCTGTCGGATCGCGACTCGAACAAGGATCTCGCGCCCGTGCCGTCGATGCTCGCGATCTCCGCGGTGCACCACCACCTCATCCGCGAGGGGCAGCGCATGCGCGTCGCGCTCATCGCCGAGGCCGGCGATGTCCGCGAGGTGCATCACGTCGCGGCGCTGATCGGCTACGGAGCGGCCGCGGTGAACCCCTACCTCGCGATGGAAACCGCGGAACTGCTCGTGCGCGACGGTTCGATCACGGGCGTGACGGCCGAGGAGGCGGTGGGCAAGCTCATCAAGGCGCTCGGCAAGGGCATGCTCAAGGTCATGAGCAAGATGGGCATCTCGACCGTCGCCTCCTACTGCGGAGCGCAGACGTTCGAGACCATCGGGCTCGCGCAGGACGTCGTGGATCGGTACTTCACCGGCACGACCTCGCGTCTCGGCGGAGTGGGGCTCGACGTGATCGCGGCCGAGGTCGCCGCCCGGCACCGTGCCGCATACCCCGACGATCCGGCGACCCTCGCGCACAAGCGGCTGGAGACCGGTGGCGAGTACCGCTGGCGCCGCGGCGAGGAGCCCCACCTCTTCGACCCGGAGACGATCTACAAGCTGCAGCACGCGACCCGCAACTCGCGCCGCGACATCTTCTCGGAGTACACCGCGCGGGTGAACGATCAGCAGGAGCGCCTCATGACGCTGCGCGGGCTCATGAAGTTCGCGCCTCAGCGCGCCGCCGTGCCGCTCGACGAGGTCGAACCCGTCGAGTCGATCGTGCGGCGATTCGCCACCGGCGCGATGAGCTACGGCTCGATCTCGCTCGAGGCGCACCAGACGCTCGCCATCGCGATGAACATCCTGGGCGGCAAGTCCAACACGGGCGAGGGTGGCGAGGAGGAGTCCCGGCTGCTCGATCCCGAGCGGCGCAGCGCGATCAAGCAGGTCGCGTCCGGTCGGTTCGGCGTGACCAGCATGTATCTCACCCACGCCGACGAGATCCAGATCAAACTCGCCCAGGGCGCGAAGCCCGGTGAGGGCGGCCAGCTGCCCCCGGCGAAGATGTATCCGTGGATCGCCCGCACGCGGCACGCGACGCCCGGGGTCGGGCTCATCTCCCCGCCCCCGCACCACGACATCTACTCGATCGAGGATCTGAAGCAGCTCATCTTCGACTTGAAACGGGCGAACCCGTCGGCCAGGATCAGCACAAAGCTCGTGGCGCAGAGCGGCATCGGCCCGGTCGCGGCCGGCGTCGCGAAGGCGCTCTCCGACGTGATCCTCGTCTCGGGGCACGACGGTGGCACGGGCGCGAGCCCCATGAACTCGCTGAAGCACGCGGGATCGCCGTGGGAGCTCGGTCTCGCCGAGGCGCAGCAGACGCTCATGCTCAACGGCCTGCGCGAGCGGGTCGTGCTGCAGGTCGACGGCCAGCTGAAGACGGGGCGCGACGTCGTCATCGCCATGCTGCTCGGGGCGGAGGAGTTCGGCTTCGCGACGGCCCCGCTCGTCGTGTCCGGCTGCATCATGATGCGCGTCTGCCACCTCGACACCTGCCCGGTGGGGGTCGCCACGCAGAACCCGGAGCTGCGCGAGCGCTACACGGGGCAGGCGGAGCACGTCGTCAACTTCTTCCGCTACATCGCGGAGGAGGTGCGCGAACTGCTCGCCGAACTCGGCTACCGCTCGATCGAGGAGGCCGTCGGTGACTCCGCCGCGCTCGACATCGATGACGCGATCCGGCACTGGAAGGCGGAGGGGCTCGATCTGACGCCCATCCTCCGCGGGCCCGTGTTCCCGGAGGCCGAGCCGCGGCGGCACGGTCGCGAGCAGGATCACGAGCTGAGCGAGCACTTCGACCAGCAGCTGATCCCCATGGCCGCGGACGCCCTCGAGCGCCGCGAGCCCGTGGTGATCGACCTGCCGATCCGGAACATCGACCGGGCGGTCGGCACGACCCTCGGCCACGAGATCACGAAGCGCTTCGGCTCCGCGGGCCTCGCCCCGGGGACGATCGACGTCACCCTCACGGGATCGGCCGGCCAGTCGCTCGGCGCGTTCATCCCCTCCGGGCTCACCCTCCGACTCGTCGGCGATGCCAACGACTACGTCGGCAAGGGGCTCTCCGGGGGCGAGATCGCCGTGCGACCAGATCCGAACGCCGGGCACGACGCGGCGAACAACGTCATCGCGGGCAACGTGATCGGCTACGGCGCGACCAGCGGGTCGCTCTGGATCGCCGGTGTCGTCGGCGAGCGGTTCCTCGTGCGCGGCTCGGGTGCGACCGCCGTCGTTGAGGGCACGGGCGACCACGCCCTGGAGTACTTCACGGGCGGATTCGCGCTGATCCTCGGCCCGACCGGACGCAACATCGGCGCGGGCATGTCGGGCGGCGAGGCCGTGCTCCTCGATCTTGACACCGCCAACGTGAACGCCGCGGAGCTCGGCTCCGGCGCGCTCATGGTGCAGCCGCTCGCCGGTGCCCTGCCGCAGGCCGAGGAGCAGCGCTTGCGCGACCGGATCGTCGGGCTGCTGCGCACCCAGTACGAGCAGACCGGCTCGGCCCTCGCCGCGTCGCTGCTGCAGGACATCGAGGCCGATCCCGAAGCGACCTTCGCGCGCTTCACCCGACTGATCCCGCGAGACTACTCGCGTGTGCTCGACATCCGGGTGCGCGCCAACGAACAGGGCGTCGATCCGGACGGGGATCGCGTGTGGAGCGAGATTTTGGAGGCGACCCATGGCTGA
- a CDS encoding TetR family transcriptional regulator — protein MGTAGAEGSGRRRPGRPTRPPLTEDAIARAALQLIDESGWAACTMSRLAHRLGVRAPSLYHHVSGQQEIVDLVRSLVVSEIHDPTLVGRPWPEAMYDFGVAYYRAFTNHPNVIQVLSTTPVRDAPTLQMYETFLQTLHAGGWEGARAFEALLGIEHLALGFAFEWNAEDLMLESAHAAGLGAPLLAEVTRGRTNQSDIAEASYLSLLRRYIEMFRVELSAE, from the coding sequence GTGGGGACAGCGGGTGCTGAGGGCTCCGGGCGTCGACGTCCGGGCCGACCGACGCGCCCACCGCTCACCGAGGACGCCATCGCGCGGGCTGCGCTGCAGCTCATCGACGAGTCGGGCTGGGCCGCCTGCACCATGTCCCGGCTCGCCCACCGGCTCGGCGTGCGGGCGCCGTCGCTCTACCACCACGTCAGCGGGCAGCAGGAGATCGTCGACCTGGTCCGCAGCCTCGTGGTGAGCGAGATCCACGATCCGACCCTCGTCGGCCGGCCCTGGCCGGAGGCGATGTACGACTTCGGCGTCGCGTACTACCGCGCGTTCACGAACCACCCCAACGTGATTCAGGTGCTCAGCACGACCCCGGTTCGCGACGCACCCACGCTGCAGATGTATGAGACCTTCCTGCAGACGCTCCACGCCGGCGGCTGGGAGGGTGCGCGGGCCTTCGAGGCGCTGCTCGGGATCGAGCACCTGGCGCTCGGGTTCGCCTTCGAGTGGAACGCCGAGGACCTCATGCTCGAGTCCGCCCACGCGGCCGGACTCGGCGCACCGCTCCTGGCGGAGGTCACCCGCGGGCGCACGAACCAGTCGGACATCGCCGAGGCAAGCTACCTGAGTCTGCTGCGGCGCTACATCGAGATGTTCCGCGTGGAGCTCAGCGCGGAGTGA